The nucleotide sequence ccctaaccccaaccctaacccaaccgtAACCCCCAAACCTTAAgtccctaatcctaaccctaacccccaaatcCCtagaccctaacactaacccacaaccataatcctaaccccaaaccctaaaaccctaaacctaactttaACCCCCAAACCCCTAGAACccaaccttaactctaaccctaaccctaacaccagcACGAAGTGTCTGACCTTTCTGAAGCTCATGTACTGTTTGATGGCATCAATGCGGGACTGGAAGTCGGCTCTGGCAGCGTTCATGTTGGTGATCATTGAACCAACGTTACCGACAATGGTGGCAAAGATCAACACGCCCACCTGAACAACACAAGATGAGGTGGGTGGAGTTATAGAAGAGATACCAGGTGAGAGCCACTCATTTACCACTTGTTTATTCCAAATGAAAGCAAGAGAAAAGTCACAAAAACTCCAACCTGACtcacaaacatcacaaatgcatgtttttattcacagaaacatttttttaaaaagccagttCATAAGCCACACCCACCAGGAAGTCAGTGACAACAAATAAGTACTCAGAGTTCTCCACCGGTGGTGGAGTTTCTCCAATGGTGGTCAGCGTCAGTGTGGACCAGTACATACTGTAAGCGTACTTCCTGACCAGACGGCCAAACTCTGGATTTGATGGGTCCGGATACACAAACCGGTCAGCACCAAAACCTGGAGGGGCACAAGAGACAAACCGGTTGAAAATGGATCTACAGAGCAACCCAAACAATATGGATCCACATAGACGTCTCACCGATGGCCTTGGAGAAGGAGTAGTAGAGGCAAGCATTCCAgtggatgatgatgacgatgtaCATGACGAGGTTGGAGATACGGAGCAAGTTGGGATAGTTAGTCCTGGTCTCCGTCCTTTGGAAGAACTCCAGCATCCTGACACaaaagactgtttcactgtgtgaacctgaacctggactgtttcactgtgaggacctggactgtttcactgcgtgaacatggactgtttcactatgtgaacctgcaCCTGGATTTTTACACTGTgaggacctggactgtttcacttttaaaacattcattagCATCAGATCCTCTCAGCGTGTTGTGGATCATGACTGTCGCTGCAGTGCATCGTGAGTAGCTGTGATGTCACGCTGGCGTACCTGTTGAACCTGAACAGCTTGTTGAGGCGGATCTCAGGGTACCGGATGCCCACCAGCAGGTAGAACAGGTCGGTGGGCAGCATGGAGACCAAGTCCAGTTTGAACTGGAAGCTCTTCACGTAGCGCTCACGCAGCTTTTCCTCATCCTTCACCAGCAGACCCTGTTCCAGgtaacctgcacacacacacacacatgagtgtgtgtgtgtgtgtgtgtgtgtgtgtgtgtgtgtgtgtgtgtgtgtgtgtgtgtgtgtgtgtgtgtgtgtgtgttctagtctCCTACCAGTCCTTGTTCTGAAGAACATGTCACAAACGTAGCAAAGGTCCGAGAGGAAGTCCAGCATGAACCACAAGACCAAATAGTCAGTCTGGAGCTCCTCAAAACAcgccctgacacacacacacacacacacacacacacacacacacacacacacacacacacacacatacacacacacacacacagtattagTTTACCGTATTACAGTAGAATGTTAGGTCATGTTGGGGCGGGgtggttagggttgaggttcaGGTGAGGGTCAGGTGAGGTTCATGCGCTGCTACCTGGCTATGATCAGGGTCCAGTTGTACATGACagggatggtgatgatgaagagccAGTAGTAGTAGGTGTTACTGGCCGGGTCCACCACCGTGATCTCCTTAGGACTGAAGAGATTAGaatgataacaacaacaacaataataacaacatcattaacaacaacaacaataatgacaataataataataataataatgataatagtaataaatacatACGGCTCATCTTTGggcttctctttttctttttccttctctttctcctttcctttgtcttctttctcctgttttttcttcttcttctcctttttctcctgtttGTCCTTCCTGAGACAAAAGATGACGTCACGACtctactgatgacatcactactCTAGTGATGGAGTCAGAACTAAATATGAAGTAATTTCTCTAGTGATGAAGTCACCActttgtgatgacatcatcactcaggaactcaaaatgtttgaatgtgattaaagtgtttctgcaaaaaaaaaaaaaaaatcactctttcttctccttcttctctaacttcttcttttctttcttctccttcttgtctttcttctttccttccctGGAGGacaacaaaacatcacaaacactgacggtgagtgtgtgtgtgtgtgtgtgtgtgtgtgtgtgtgtgtgtgtgtgtgtgtgtcttactcgtcttcattgttgttactgttgttgatgttgaacAGAACTCCAGCTCCGCCTCTTTGAGCAGCTCTGAAACCAAGAAGCCAATCAGAAGACAGTTAACCTCTGACCAC is from Antennarius striatus isolate MH-2024 chromosome 23, ASM4005453v1, whole genome shotgun sequence and encodes:
- the cnga1b gene encoding cyclic nucleotide-gated channel rod photoreceptor subunit alpha — translated: MTSRQEVRGNIASMAKVTPSVTMVTPPIIVLQDMEEEPGDASDRAAQRGGAGVLFNINNSNNNEDEEGKKKDKKEKKEKKKLEKKEKKEKDKQEKKEKKKKKQEKEDKGKEKEKEKEKEKPKDEPPKEITVVDPASNTYYYWLFIITIPVMYNWTLIIARACFEELQTDYLVLWFMLDFLSDLCYVCDMFFRTRTGYLEQGLLVKDEEKLRERYVKSFQFKLDLVSMLPTDLFYLLVGIRYPEIRLNKLFRFNRMLEFFQRTETRTNYPNLLRISNLVMYIVIIIHWNACLYYSFSKAIGFGADRFVYPDPSNPEFGRLVRKYAYSMYWSTLTLTTIGETPPPVENSEYLFVVTDFLVGVLIFATIVGNVGSMITNMNAARADFQSRIDAIKQYMSFRKVTKDLEKRVIKWFDFLWTNKKAVDEREVLKCLPDKLRAEIAINVHLDTLKKVRIFADCEAGLLVELVLKLQPQVYSPGDYICKKGDIGREMYIIKEGKLAVVADDGIKQFVVLSDGSYFGEISILAIKGSKAGNRRTANIRSIGYSDLFCLSKDDLMEALKEYPDAKALLEEKGRQILMKDGLLDLEVAAQGPDPKEMEEKVERMTGTLDALQTRYARLLAEHEATHSKLKHRVTRLERKLIPPPSTDQPGDAPPPETPGRTKEEEKK